A window of Equus caballus isolate H_3958 breed thoroughbred chromosome 10, TB-T2T, whole genome shotgun sequence contains these coding sequences:
- the BCKDHA gene encoding 2-oxoisovalerate dehydrogenase subunit alpha, mitochondrial isoform X5 gives MASPRRIWITFIGTCSTSVLPAASLRSPDLSTGLGTKQHPQRQQQRFSSLDDKPQFPGASAEFIDKLEFIQPNVISGIPIYRVMDRQGQIINPSEDPNLPQEKVLKFYKSMTLLNTMDRILYESQRQGRISFYMTNYGEEGTHVGSAAALDNTDLVFGQYREAGVLMYRDYPLELFMAQCYGNVSDLGKGRQMPVHYGCKERHFVTISSPLATQIPQAVGAAYAAKRANANRVVICYFGEGAASEGDAHAGFNFAATLECPIIFFCRNNGYAISTPTSEQYRGDGIAARGPGYGIMSIRVDGNDVFAVYNATKEARRRAVAENQPFLIEAMTYRIGHHSTSDDSSAYRSVDEVNYWDKQDHPISRLRHYLQSRGWWDDEQEKDWRKQSRKKVMEAFEQAERKPKPNFSLLFSDVYQEMPAQLRKQQESLARHLQTYGEHYPLDHFEK, from the exons ATGGCTTCTCCCAGGAGAATATGGATCACCTTCATCGGTACCTGTTCAACATCTGTCTTGCCTGCTGCATCTCTTAGGTCCCCAGATCTCAGCACAGGGCTTGGAACGAAGCag cacccccagaggcagcagcagcgCTTCTCGTCCTTGGATGACAAGCCCCAGTTCCCAGGGGCCTCAGCGGAGTTTATAGACAAGCTAGAGTTCATCCAGCCTAATGTCATCTCTGGGATCCCCATCTACCGCGTCATGGACCGGCAGGGCCAGATCATCAACCCCAGCGAGGACCCCAAT CTGCCCCAGGAGAAGGTGCTCAAGTTCTACAAGAGCATGACACTGCTCAACACCATGGACCGCATCCTCTACGAGTCCCAGCGGCAG ggcCGGATCTCCTTCTACATGACCAACTATGGCGAGGAGGGGACACACGTGGGGAGTGCAGCAGCCCTGGACAACACGGACCTGGTGTTTGGCCAGTACCGGGAGGCAG GTGTGCTGATGTATCGGGACTACCCCCTGGAACTGTTCATGGCCCAGTGCTACGGCAACGTGAGTGACCTGGGCAAGGGGCGCCAGATGCCCGTCCACTATGGCTGCAAGGAGCGCCACTTTGTCACCATCTCCTCTCCACTGGCCACGCAGATCCCTCAGG CGGTGGGGGCGGCCTACGCGGCCAAGCGGGCCAATGCCAACAGGGTCGTCATCTGTTACTTTGGTGAGGGGGCGGCCAGTGAGGGAGATGCCCACGCCGGCTTCAACTTCGCCGCCACCCTCGAGTGCCCCATCATCTTCTTCTGCCGGAACAACGGCTATGCCATCTCCACACCCACTTCTGAGCAGTACCGCGGGGATGGCATCG CGGCTCGAGGCCCCGGGTATGGCATCATGTCAATCCGCGTGGACGGCAATGATGTGTTTGCTGTGTACAACGCCACCAAGGAGGCCCGGCGGCGTGCCGTGGCAGAGAACCAGCCCTTCCTCATTGAGGCCATGACCTACAG GATCGGGCACCATAGCACCAGTGACGATAGCTCAGCGTACCGCTCTGTGGACGAGGTCAATTACTGGGACAAGCAGGACCACCCCATCTCGCGGCTGAGGCACTACCTGCAGAGCCGTGGCTGGTGGGATGATGAGCAGGAGAAGGACTGGAGGAAGCAGTCTCGTAAGAAG GTGATGGAGGCCTTTGAGCAGGCTGAGCGGAAGCCGAAGCCCAACTTCAGCCTGCTCTTCTCAGATGTGTATCAGGAGATGCCCGCCCAGCTCCGCAAGCAGCAGGAGTCCCTGGCCCGTCACCTCCAGACCTATGGCGAGCACTACCCCCTGGACCACTTCGAGAAGTga
- the BCKDHA gene encoding 2-oxoisovalerate dehydrogenase subunit alpha, mitochondrial isoform X3: MASPRRIWITFIGTCSTSVLPAASLRSPDLSTGLGTKQHPQRQQQRFSSLDDKPQFPGASAEFIDKLEFIQPNVISGIPIYRVMDRQGQIINPSEDPNLPQEKVLKFYKSMTLLNTMDRILYESQRQGRISFYMTNYGEEGTHVGSAAALDNTDLVFGQYREAGVLMYRDYPLELFMAQCYGNVSDLGKGRQMPVHYGCKERHFVTISSPLATQIPQGEDAHPGPAVGAAYAAKRANANRVVICYFGEGAASEGDAHAGFNFAATLECPIIFFCRNNGYAISTPTSEQYRGDGIAARGPGYGIMSIRVDGNDVFAVYNATKEARRRAVAENQPFLIEAMTYRIGHHSTSDDSSAYRSVDEVNYWDKQDHPISRLRHYLQSRGWWDDEQEKDWRKQSRKKVMEAFEQAERKPKPNFSLLFSDVYQEMPAQLRKQQESLARHLQTYGEHYPLDHFEK, encoded by the exons ATGGCTTCTCCCAGGAGAATATGGATCACCTTCATCGGTACCTGTTCAACATCTGTCTTGCCTGCTGCATCTCTTAGGTCCCCAGATCTCAGCACAGGGCTTGGAACGAAGCag cacccccagaggcagcagcagcgCTTCTCGTCCTTGGATGACAAGCCCCAGTTCCCAGGGGCCTCAGCGGAGTTTATAGACAAGCTAGAGTTCATCCAGCCTAATGTCATCTCTGGGATCCCCATCTACCGCGTCATGGACCGGCAGGGCCAGATCATCAACCCCAGCGAGGACCCCAAT CTGCCCCAGGAGAAGGTGCTCAAGTTCTACAAGAGCATGACACTGCTCAACACCATGGACCGCATCCTCTACGAGTCCCAGCGGCAG ggcCGGATCTCCTTCTACATGACCAACTATGGCGAGGAGGGGACACACGTGGGGAGTGCAGCAGCCCTGGACAACACGGACCTGGTGTTTGGCCAGTACCGGGAGGCAG GTGTGCTGATGTATCGGGACTACCCCCTGGAACTGTTCATGGCCCAGTGCTACGGCAACGTGAGTGACCTGGGCAAGGGGCGCCAGATGCCCGTCCACTATGGCTGCAAGGAGCGCCACTTTGTCACCATCTCCTCTCCACTGGCCACGCAGATCCCTCAGGGTGAGGATGCACACCCTGGGCCTG CGGTGGGGGCGGCCTACGCGGCCAAGCGGGCCAATGCCAACAGGGTCGTCATCTGTTACTTTGGTGAGGGGGCGGCCAGTGAGGGAGATGCCCACGCCGGCTTCAACTTCGCCGCCACCCTCGAGTGCCCCATCATCTTCTTCTGCCGGAACAACGGCTATGCCATCTCCACACCCACTTCTGAGCAGTACCGCGGGGATGGCATCG CGGCTCGAGGCCCCGGGTATGGCATCATGTCAATCCGCGTGGACGGCAATGATGTGTTTGCTGTGTACAACGCCACCAAGGAGGCCCGGCGGCGTGCCGTGGCAGAGAACCAGCCCTTCCTCATTGAGGCCATGACCTACAG GATCGGGCACCATAGCACCAGTGACGATAGCTCAGCGTACCGCTCTGTGGACGAGGTCAATTACTGGGACAAGCAGGACCACCCCATCTCGCGGCTGAGGCACTACCTGCAGAGCCGTGGCTGGTGGGATGATGAGCAGGAGAAGGACTGGAGGAAGCAGTCTCGTAAGAAG GTGATGGAGGCCTTTGAGCAGGCTGAGCGGAAGCCGAAGCCCAACTTCAGCCTGCTCTTCTCAGATGTGTATCAGGAGATGCCCGCCCAGCTCCGCAAGCAGCAGGAGTCCCTGGCCCGTCACCTCCAGACCTATGGCGAGCACTACCCCCTGGACCACTTCGAGAAGTga
- the BCKDHA gene encoding 2-oxoisovalerate dehydrogenase subunit alpha, mitochondrial isoform X2, translating into MAYCSCGGLGFGGWLYLRIWITFIGTCSTSVLPAASLRSPDLSTGLGTKQHPQRQQQRFSSLDDKPQFPGASAEFIDKLEFIQPNVISGIPIYRVMDRQGQIINPSEDPNLPQEKVLKFYKSMTLLNTMDRILYESQRQGRISFYMTNYGEEGTHVGSAAALDNTDLVFGQYREAGVLMYRDYPLELFMAQCYGNVSDLGKGRQMPVHYGCKERHFVTISSPLATQIPQAVGAAYAAKRANANRVVICYFGEGAASEGDAHAGFNFAATLECPIIFFCRNNGYAISTPTSEQYRGDGIAARGPGYGIMSIRVDGNDVFAVYNATKEARRRAVAENQPFLIEAMTYRIGHHSTSDDSSAYRSVDEVNYWDKQDHPISRLRHYLQSRGWWDDEQEKDWRKQSRKKVMEAFEQAERKPKPNFSLLFSDVYQEMPAQLRKQQESLARHLQTYGEHYPLDHFEK; encoded by the exons ATGGCCTACTGCTCTTGCGGCGGCTTGGGGTTCGGGGGCTGGCTATATCT GAGAATATGGATCACCTTCATCGGTACCTGTTCAACATCTGTCTTGCCTGCTGCATCTCTTAGGTCCCCAGATCTCAGCACAGGGCTTGGAACGAAGCag cacccccagaggcagcagcagcgCTTCTCGTCCTTGGATGACAAGCCCCAGTTCCCAGGGGCCTCAGCGGAGTTTATAGACAAGCTAGAGTTCATCCAGCCTAATGTCATCTCTGGGATCCCCATCTACCGCGTCATGGACCGGCAGGGCCAGATCATCAACCCCAGCGAGGACCCCAAT CTGCCCCAGGAGAAGGTGCTCAAGTTCTACAAGAGCATGACACTGCTCAACACCATGGACCGCATCCTCTACGAGTCCCAGCGGCAG ggcCGGATCTCCTTCTACATGACCAACTATGGCGAGGAGGGGACACACGTGGGGAGTGCAGCAGCCCTGGACAACACGGACCTGGTGTTTGGCCAGTACCGGGAGGCAG GTGTGCTGATGTATCGGGACTACCCCCTGGAACTGTTCATGGCCCAGTGCTACGGCAACGTGAGTGACCTGGGCAAGGGGCGCCAGATGCCCGTCCACTATGGCTGCAAGGAGCGCCACTTTGTCACCATCTCCTCTCCACTGGCCACGCAGATCCCTCAGG CGGTGGGGGCGGCCTACGCGGCCAAGCGGGCCAATGCCAACAGGGTCGTCATCTGTTACTTTGGTGAGGGGGCGGCCAGTGAGGGAGATGCCCACGCCGGCTTCAACTTCGCCGCCACCCTCGAGTGCCCCATCATCTTCTTCTGCCGGAACAACGGCTATGCCATCTCCACACCCACTTCTGAGCAGTACCGCGGGGATGGCATCG CGGCTCGAGGCCCCGGGTATGGCATCATGTCAATCCGCGTGGACGGCAATGATGTGTTTGCTGTGTACAACGCCACCAAGGAGGCCCGGCGGCGTGCCGTGGCAGAGAACCAGCCCTTCCTCATTGAGGCCATGACCTACAG GATCGGGCACCATAGCACCAGTGACGATAGCTCAGCGTACCGCTCTGTGGACGAGGTCAATTACTGGGACAAGCAGGACCACCCCATCTCGCGGCTGAGGCACTACCTGCAGAGCCGTGGCTGGTGGGATGATGAGCAGGAGAAGGACTGGAGGAAGCAGTCTCGTAAGAAG GTGATGGAGGCCTTTGAGCAGGCTGAGCGGAAGCCGAAGCCCAACTTCAGCCTGCTCTTCTCAGATGTGTATCAGGAGATGCCCGCCCAGCTCCGCAAGCAGCAGGAGTCCCTGGCCCGTCACCTCCAGACCTATGGCGAGCACTACCCCCTGGACCACTTCGAGAAGTga
- the BCKDHA gene encoding 2-oxoisovalerate dehydrogenase subunit alpha, mitochondrial isoform X9 has protein sequence MAVVTAAARVLGSSRGLGQDGLLLLRRLGVRGLAISLPHVSLCLHLQLPQEKVLKFYKSMTLLNTMDRILYESQRQGRISFYMTNYGEEGTHVGSAAALDNTDLVFGQYREAGVLMYRDYPLELFMAQCYGNVSDLGKGRQMPVHYGCKERHFVTISSPLATQIPQAVGAAYAAKRANANRVVICYFGEGAASEGDAHAGFNFAATLECPIIFFCRNNGYAISTPTSEQYRGDGIAARGPGYGIMSIRVDGNDVFAVYNATKEARRRAVAENQPFLIEAMTYRIGHHSTSDDSSAYRSVDEVNYWDKQDHPISRLRHYLQSRGWWDDEQEKDWRKQSRKKVMEAFEQAERKPKPNFSLLFSDVYQEMPAQLRKQQESLARHLQTYGEHYPLDHFEK, from the exons ATGGCGGTGGTGACAGCTGCGGCGAGAGTCCTGGGATCAAGTAGAGGCCTGGGCCAGGATGGCCTACTGCTCTTGCGGCGGCTTGGGGTTCGGGGGCTGGCTATATCT CTGCCCCacgtctctctgtgcctccatctgCAGCTGCCCCAGGAGAAGGTGCTCAAGTTCTACAAGAGCATGACACTGCTCAACACCATGGACCGCATCCTCTACGAGTCCCAGCGGCAG ggcCGGATCTCCTTCTACATGACCAACTATGGCGAGGAGGGGACACACGTGGGGAGTGCAGCAGCCCTGGACAACACGGACCTGGTGTTTGGCCAGTACCGGGAGGCAG GTGTGCTGATGTATCGGGACTACCCCCTGGAACTGTTCATGGCCCAGTGCTACGGCAACGTGAGTGACCTGGGCAAGGGGCGCCAGATGCCCGTCCACTATGGCTGCAAGGAGCGCCACTTTGTCACCATCTCCTCTCCACTGGCCACGCAGATCCCTCAGG CGGTGGGGGCGGCCTACGCGGCCAAGCGGGCCAATGCCAACAGGGTCGTCATCTGTTACTTTGGTGAGGGGGCGGCCAGTGAGGGAGATGCCCACGCCGGCTTCAACTTCGCCGCCACCCTCGAGTGCCCCATCATCTTCTTCTGCCGGAACAACGGCTATGCCATCTCCACACCCACTTCTGAGCAGTACCGCGGGGATGGCATCG CGGCTCGAGGCCCCGGGTATGGCATCATGTCAATCCGCGTGGACGGCAATGATGTGTTTGCTGTGTACAACGCCACCAAGGAGGCCCGGCGGCGTGCCGTGGCAGAGAACCAGCCCTTCCTCATTGAGGCCATGACCTACAG GATCGGGCACCATAGCACCAGTGACGATAGCTCAGCGTACCGCTCTGTGGACGAGGTCAATTACTGGGACAAGCAGGACCACCCCATCTCGCGGCTGAGGCACTACCTGCAGAGCCGTGGCTGGTGGGATGATGAGCAGGAGAAGGACTGGAGGAAGCAGTCTCGTAAGAAG GTGATGGAGGCCTTTGAGCAGGCTGAGCGGAAGCCGAAGCCCAACTTCAGCCTGCTCTTCTCAGATGTGTATCAGGAGATGCCCGCCCAGCTCCGCAAGCAGCAGGAGTCCCTGGCCCGTCACCTCCAGACCTATGGCGAGCACTACCCCCTGGACCACTTCGAGAAGTga
- the BCKDHA gene encoding 2-oxoisovalerate dehydrogenase subunit alpha, mitochondrial isoform X1: MAYCSCGGLGFGGWLYLRIWITFIGTCSTSVLPAASLRSPDLSTGLGTKQHPQRQQQRFSSLDDKPQFPGASAEFIDKLEFIQPNVISGIPIYRVMDRQGQIINPSEDPNLPQEKVLKFYKSMTLLNTMDRILYESQRQGRISFYMTNYGEEGTHVGSAAALDNTDLVFGQYREAGVLMYRDYPLELFMAQCYGNVSDLGKGRQMPVHYGCKERHFVTISSPLATQIPQGEDAHPGPAVGAAYAAKRANANRVVICYFGEGAASEGDAHAGFNFAATLECPIIFFCRNNGYAISTPTSEQYRGDGIAARGPGYGIMSIRVDGNDVFAVYNATKEARRRAVAENQPFLIEAMTYRIGHHSTSDDSSAYRSVDEVNYWDKQDHPISRLRHYLQSRGWWDDEQEKDWRKQSRKKVMEAFEQAERKPKPNFSLLFSDVYQEMPAQLRKQQESLARHLQTYGEHYPLDHFEK; the protein is encoded by the exons ATGGCCTACTGCTCTTGCGGCGGCTTGGGGTTCGGGGGCTGGCTATATCT GAGAATATGGATCACCTTCATCGGTACCTGTTCAACATCTGTCTTGCCTGCTGCATCTCTTAGGTCCCCAGATCTCAGCACAGGGCTTGGAACGAAGCag cacccccagaggcagcagcagcgCTTCTCGTCCTTGGATGACAAGCCCCAGTTCCCAGGGGCCTCAGCGGAGTTTATAGACAAGCTAGAGTTCATCCAGCCTAATGTCATCTCTGGGATCCCCATCTACCGCGTCATGGACCGGCAGGGCCAGATCATCAACCCCAGCGAGGACCCCAAT CTGCCCCAGGAGAAGGTGCTCAAGTTCTACAAGAGCATGACACTGCTCAACACCATGGACCGCATCCTCTACGAGTCCCAGCGGCAG ggcCGGATCTCCTTCTACATGACCAACTATGGCGAGGAGGGGACACACGTGGGGAGTGCAGCAGCCCTGGACAACACGGACCTGGTGTTTGGCCAGTACCGGGAGGCAG GTGTGCTGATGTATCGGGACTACCCCCTGGAACTGTTCATGGCCCAGTGCTACGGCAACGTGAGTGACCTGGGCAAGGGGCGCCAGATGCCCGTCCACTATGGCTGCAAGGAGCGCCACTTTGTCACCATCTCCTCTCCACTGGCCACGCAGATCCCTCAGGGTGAGGATGCACACCCTGGGCCTG CGGTGGGGGCGGCCTACGCGGCCAAGCGGGCCAATGCCAACAGGGTCGTCATCTGTTACTTTGGTGAGGGGGCGGCCAGTGAGGGAGATGCCCACGCCGGCTTCAACTTCGCCGCCACCCTCGAGTGCCCCATCATCTTCTTCTGCCGGAACAACGGCTATGCCATCTCCACACCCACTTCTGAGCAGTACCGCGGGGATGGCATCG CGGCTCGAGGCCCCGGGTATGGCATCATGTCAATCCGCGTGGACGGCAATGATGTGTTTGCTGTGTACAACGCCACCAAGGAGGCCCGGCGGCGTGCCGTGGCAGAGAACCAGCCCTTCCTCATTGAGGCCATGACCTACAG GATCGGGCACCATAGCACCAGTGACGATAGCTCAGCGTACCGCTCTGTGGACGAGGTCAATTACTGGGACAAGCAGGACCACCCCATCTCGCGGCTGAGGCACTACCTGCAGAGCCGTGGCTGGTGGGATGATGAGCAGGAGAAGGACTGGAGGAAGCAGTCTCGTAAGAAG GTGATGGAGGCCTTTGAGCAGGCTGAGCGGAAGCCGAAGCCCAACTTCAGCCTGCTCTTCTCAGATGTGTATCAGGAGATGCCCGCCCAGCTCCGCAAGCAGCAGGAGTCCCTGGCCCGTCACCTCCAGACCTATGGCGAGCACTACCCCCTGGACCACTTCGAGAAGTga
- the BCKDHA gene encoding 2-oxoisovalerate dehydrogenase subunit alpha, mitochondrial isoform X8 translates to MAVVTAAARVLGSSRGLGQDGLLLLRRLGVRGLAISLPHVSLCLHLQLPQEKVLKFYKSMTLLNTMDRILYESQRQGRISFYMTNYGEEGTHVGSAAALDNTDLVFGQYREAGVLMYRDYPLELFMAQCYGNVSDLGKGRQMPVHYGCKERHFVTISSPLATQIPQGEDAHPGPAVGAAYAAKRANANRVVICYFGEGAASEGDAHAGFNFAATLECPIIFFCRNNGYAISTPTSEQYRGDGIAARGPGYGIMSIRVDGNDVFAVYNATKEARRRAVAENQPFLIEAMTYRIGHHSTSDDSSAYRSVDEVNYWDKQDHPISRLRHYLQSRGWWDDEQEKDWRKQSRKKVMEAFEQAERKPKPNFSLLFSDVYQEMPAQLRKQQESLARHLQTYGEHYPLDHFEK, encoded by the exons ATGGCGGTGGTGACAGCTGCGGCGAGAGTCCTGGGATCAAGTAGAGGCCTGGGCCAGGATGGCCTACTGCTCTTGCGGCGGCTTGGGGTTCGGGGGCTGGCTATATCT CTGCCCCacgtctctctgtgcctccatctgCAGCTGCCCCAGGAGAAGGTGCTCAAGTTCTACAAGAGCATGACACTGCTCAACACCATGGACCGCATCCTCTACGAGTCCCAGCGGCAG ggcCGGATCTCCTTCTACATGACCAACTATGGCGAGGAGGGGACACACGTGGGGAGTGCAGCAGCCCTGGACAACACGGACCTGGTGTTTGGCCAGTACCGGGAGGCAG GTGTGCTGATGTATCGGGACTACCCCCTGGAACTGTTCATGGCCCAGTGCTACGGCAACGTGAGTGACCTGGGCAAGGGGCGCCAGATGCCCGTCCACTATGGCTGCAAGGAGCGCCACTTTGTCACCATCTCCTCTCCACTGGCCACGCAGATCCCTCAGGGTGAGGATGCACACCCTGGGCCTG CGGTGGGGGCGGCCTACGCGGCCAAGCGGGCCAATGCCAACAGGGTCGTCATCTGTTACTTTGGTGAGGGGGCGGCCAGTGAGGGAGATGCCCACGCCGGCTTCAACTTCGCCGCCACCCTCGAGTGCCCCATCATCTTCTTCTGCCGGAACAACGGCTATGCCATCTCCACACCCACTTCTGAGCAGTACCGCGGGGATGGCATCG CGGCTCGAGGCCCCGGGTATGGCATCATGTCAATCCGCGTGGACGGCAATGATGTGTTTGCTGTGTACAACGCCACCAAGGAGGCCCGGCGGCGTGCCGTGGCAGAGAACCAGCCCTTCCTCATTGAGGCCATGACCTACAG GATCGGGCACCATAGCACCAGTGACGATAGCTCAGCGTACCGCTCTGTGGACGAGGTCAATTACTGGGACAAGCAGGACCACCCCATCTCGCGGCTGAGGCACTACCTGCAGAGCCGTGGCTGGTGGGATGATGAGCAGGAGAAGGACTGGAGGAAGCAGTCTCGTAAGAAG GTGATGGAGGCCTTTGAGCAGGCTGAGCGGAAGCCGAAGCCCAACTTCAGCCTGCTCTTCTCAGATGTGTATCAGGAGATGCCCGCCCAGCTCCGCAAGCAGCAGGAGTCCCTGGCCCGTCACCTCCAGACCTATGGCGAGCACTACCCCCTGGACCACTTCGAGAAGTga
- the BCKDHA gene encoding 2-oxoisovalerate dehydrogenase subunit alpha, mitochondrial isoform X6 — protein MAVVTAAARVLGSSRGLGQDGLLLLRRLGVRGLAISHPQRQQQRFSSLDDKPQFPGASAEFIDKLEFIQPNVISGIPIYRVMDRQGQIINPSEDPNLPQEKVLKFYKSMTLLNTMDRILYESQRQGRISFYMTNYGEEGTHVGSAAALDNTDLVFGQYREAGVLMYRDYPLELFMAQCYGNVSDLGKGRQMPVHYGCKERHFVTISSPLATQIPQAVGAAYAAKRANANRVVICYFGEGAASEGDAHAGFNFAATLECPIIFFCRNNGYAISTPTSEQYRGDGIAARGPGYGIMSIRVDGNDVFAVYNATKEARRRAVAENQPFLIEAMTYRIGHHSTSDDSSAYRSVDEVNYWDKQDHPISRLRHYLQSRGWWDDEQEKDWRKQSRKKVMEAFEQAERKPKPNFSLLFSDVYQEMPAQLRKQQESLARHLQTYGEHYPLDHFEK, from the exons ATGGCGGTGGTGACAGCTGCGGCGAGAGTCCTGGGATCAAGTAGAGGCCTGGGCCAGGATGGCCTACTGCTCTTGCGGCGGCTTGGGGTTCGGGGGCTGGCTATATCT cacccccagaggcagcagcagcgCTTCTCGTCCTTGGATGACAAGCCCCAGTTCCCAGGGGCCTCAGCGGAGTTTATAGACAAGCTAGAGTTCATCCAGCCTAATGTCATCTCTGGGATCCCCATCTACCGCGTCATGGACCGGCAGGGCCAGATCATCAACCCCAGCGAGGACCCCAAT CTGCCCCAGGAGAAGGTGCTCAAGTTCTACAAGAGCATGACACTGCTCAACACCATGGACCGCATCCTCTACGAGTCCCAGCGGCAG ggcCGGATCTCCTTCTACATGACCAACTATGGCGAGGAGGGGACACACGTGGGGAGTGCAGCAGCCCTGGACAACACGGACCTGGTGTTTGGCCAGTACCGGGAGGCAG GTGTGCTGATGTATCGGGACTACCCCCTGGAACTGTTCATGGCCCAGTGCTACGGCAACGTGAGTGACCTGGGCAAGGGGCGCCAGATGCCCGTCCACTATGGCTGCAAGGAGCGCCACTTTGTCACCATCTCCTCTCCACTGGCCACGCAGATCCCTCAGG CGGTGGGGGCGGCCTACGCGGCCAAGCGGGCCAATGCCAACAGGGTCGTCATCTGTTACTTTGGTGAGGGGGCGGCCAGTGAGGGAGATGCCCACGCCGGCTTCAACTTCGCCGCCACCCTCGAGTGCCCCATCATCTTCTTCTGCCGGAACAACGGCTATGCCATCTCCACACCCACTTCTGAGCAGTACCGCGGGGATGGCATCG CGGCTCGAGGCCCCGGGTATGGCATCATGTCAATCCGCGTGGACGGCAATGATGTGTTTGCTGTGTACAACGCCACCAAGGAGGCCCGGCGGCGTGCCGTGGCAGAGAACCAGCCCTTCCTCATTGAGGCCATGACCTACAG GATCGGGCACCATAGCACCAGTGACGATAGCTCAGCGTACCGCTCTGTGGACGAGGTCAATTACTGGGACAAGCAGGACCACCCCATCTCGCGGCTGAGGCACTACCTGCAGAGCCGTGGCTGGTGGGATGATGAGCAGGAGAAGGACTGGAGGAAGCAGTCTCGTAAGAAG GTGATGGAGGCCTTTGAGCAGGCTGAGCGGAAGCCGAAGCCCAACTTCAGCCTGCTCTTCTCAGATGTGTATCAGGAGATGCCCGCCCAGCTCCGCAAGCAGCAGGAGTCCCTGGCCCGTCACCTCCAGACCTATGGCGAGCACTACCCCCTGGACCACTTCGAGAAGTga
- the BCKDHA gene encoding 2-oxoisovalerate dehydrogenase subunit alpha, mitochondrial isoform X4 — MAVVTAAARVLGSSRGLGQDGLLLLRRLGVRGLAISHPQRQQQRFSSLDDKPQFPGASAEFIDKLEFIQPNVISGIPIYRVMDRQGQIINPSEDPNLPQEKVLKFYKSMTLLNTMDRILYESQRQGRISFYMTNYGEEGTHVGSAAALDNTDLVFGQYREAGVLMYRDYPLELFMAQCYGNVSDLGKGRQMPVHYGCKERHFVTISSPLATQIPQGEDAHPGPAVGAAYAAKRANANRVVICYFGEGAASEGDAHAGFNFAATLECPIIFFCRNNGYAISTPTSEQYRGDGIAARGPGYGIMSIRVDGNDVFAVYNATKEARRRAVAENQPFLIEAMTYRIGHHSTSDDSSAYRSVDEVNYWDKQDHPISRLRHYLQSRGWWDDEQEKDWRKQSRKKVMEAFEQAERKPKPNFSLLFSDVYQEMPAQLRKQQESLARHLQTYGEHYPLDHFEK, encoded by the exons ATGGCGGTGGTGACAGCTGCGGCGAGAGTCCTGGGATCAAGTAGAGGCCTGGGCCAGGATGGCCTACTGCTCTTGCGGCGGCTTGGGGTTCGGGGGCTGGCTATATCT cacccccagaggcagcagcagcgCTTCTCGTCCTTGGATGACAAGCCCCAGTTCCCAGGGGCCTCAGCGGAGTTTATAGACAAGCTAGAGTTCATCCAGCCTAATGTCATCTCTGGGATCCCCATCTACCGCGTCATGGACCGGCAGGGCCAGATCATCAACCCCAGCGAGGACCCCAAT CTGCCCCAGGAGAAGGTGCTCAAGTTCTACAAGAGCATGACACTGCTCAACACCATGGACCGCATCCTCTACGAGTCCCAGCGGCAG ggcCGGATCTCCTTCTACATGACCAACTATGGCGAGGAGGGGACACACGTGGGGAGTGCAGCAGCCCTGGACAACACGGACCTGGTGTTTGGCCAGTACCGGGAGGCAG GTGTGCTGATGTATCGGGACTACCCCCTGGAACTGTTCATGGCCCAGTGCTACGGCAACGTGAGTGACCTGGGCAAGGGGCGCCAGATGCCCGTCCACTATGGCTGCAAGGAGCGCCACTTTGTCACCATCTCCTCTCCACTGGCCACGCAGATCCCTCAGGGTGAGGATGCACACCCTGGGCCTG CGGTGGGGGCGGCCTACGCGGCCAAGCGGGCCAATGCCAACAGGGTCGTCATCTGTTACTTTGGTGAGGGGGCGGCCAGTGAGGGAGATGCCCACGCCGGCTTCAACTTCGCCGCCACCCTCGAGTGCCCCATCATCTTCTTCTGCCGGAACAACGGCTATGCCATCTCCACACCCACTTCTGAGCAGTACCGCGGGGATGGCATCG CGGCTCGAGGCCCCGGGTATGGCATCATGTCAATCCGCGTGGACGGCAATGATGTGTTTGCTGTGTACAACGCCACCAAGGAGGCCCGGCGGCGTGCCGTGGCAGAGAACCAGCCCTTCCTCATTGAGGCCATGACCTACAG GATCGGGCACCATAGCACCAGTGACGATAGCTCAGCGTACCGCTCTGTGGACGAGGTCAATTACTGGGACAAGCAGGACCACCCCATCTCGCGGCTGAGGCACTACCTGCAGAGCCGTGGCTGGTGGGATGATGAGCAGGAGAAGGACTGGAGGAAGCAGTCTCGTAAGAAG GTGATGGAGGCCTTTGAGCAGGCTGAGCGGAAGCCGAAGCCCAACTTCAGCCTGCTCTTCTCAGATGTGTATCAGGAGATGCCCGCCCAGCTCCGCAAGCAGCAGGAGTCCCTGGCCCGTCACCTCCAGACCTATGGCGAGCACTACCCCCTGGACCACTTCGAGAAGTga